One Hordeum vulgare subsp. vulgare chromosome 4H, MorexV3_pseudomolecules_assembly, whole genome shotgun sequence DNA window includes the following coding sequences:
- the LOC123448110 gene encoding NADH-ubiquinone oxidoreductase chain 5-like translates to MLIVVTFISSLVHLYSISYMSEDPHSPRFMCYLSIFTFFMLMLVTGDNFLQLFLGWEGVGLASYLLIHFWFTRLQADKAAIKAMLVNRVGDFGLALGIFGCFTLFQTVDFSTIFACASAPKNECIFCNMRLNAITLICILLFIGAVGKSAQIGLHTWLPDATEGPTPVSALIHAATMVTAGVFMIARCSPLFEYSPTALIVITFAGAMTSSLAATAGILQNDLKRVIAYSTCSQLGYMIFACGISNYSVSVFHLMNHAFFKALLFLSAGSVIHAMSDEQDMRKMGGLASSFPLTYAMMLMGSLSLIGFPFLTGFYSKDVILDLAYTKYTISGNFAFWLGSVSVLFTSYYSFRLLFLTFLVPTNSFGRDRLRCHDAPIPMAIPLILLALGSLFVGYLAKV, encoded by the coding sequence ATGTTAATTGTGGTTACATTCATAAGTAGCTTGGTCCATCTTTATTCCATTTCATATATGTCTGAGGATCCGCATAGCCCTCGATTTATGTGTTATTTATCCATTTTTACTTTTTTTATGCTAATGTTGGTGACTGGAGATAACTTTCTTCAATTATTCCTGGGATGGGAGGGAGTAGGTCTTGCttcatatttgttaattcatttcTGGTTTACACGACTTCAGGCGGATAAAGCTGCTATAAAAGCTATGCTTGTCAATCGAGTAGGTGATTTTGGATTAGCTCTTGGGATTTTTGGTTGTTTTACTCTCTTTCAAACAGTAGACTTTTCAAccatttttgcttgtgctagtgctcCCAAAAATGAATGTATTTTTTGCAATATGAGATTGAATGCCATAACTCTGATTTGTATTTTACTTTTTATTGGTGCTGTTGGTAAATCTGCACAGATAGGATTGCATACTTGGTTACCCGATGCAACGGAGGGTCCCACTCCAGTATCTGCTTTGATTCATGCAGCTACTATGGTCACTGCTGGCGTTTTCATGATAGCAAGGTGCTCCCCTTTATTTGAATACTCACCTACGGCTTTGATTGTTATTACTTTTGCAGGAGCTATGACGTCATCCCTTGCGGCAACCGCTGGAATATTACAGAACGATCTAAAGAGGGTCATAGCTTATTCAACTTGCAGTCAATTAGGCTATATGATCTTTGCTTGCGGCATCTCTAACTATTCGGTTAGCGTCTTTCACTTAATGAATCACGCGTTTTTCAAAGCATTACTCTTCCTGAGTGCGGGTTCGGTGATTCATGCCATGTCGGATGAGCAAGATATGCGGAAGATGGGGGGGCTTGCCTCCTCCTTTCCTTTGACCTATGCCATGATGCTCATGGGGAGCTTATCTCTTATTGGATTTCCTTTTCTAACAGGATTTTATTCTAAAGATGTGATCTTAGATCTCGCTTACACAAAGTATACCATCAGTGGGAACTTTGCTTTCTGGTTGGGAAGTGTCTCTGTCCTTTTCACTTCTTATTACTCCTTTCGTTTACTATTTCTAACATTTCTAGTACCAACTAATTCATTCGGGCGAGACAGATTACGATGTCATGATGCGCCCATTCCTATGGCCATTCCTTTAATACTTTTGGCTCTCGGGAGTCTCTTTGTAGGATACTTGGCCAAAGTGTGA